A window of the Chloroflexus sp. Y-396-1 genome harbors these coding sequences:
- a CDS encoding deoxyribodipyrimidine photo-lyase, with protein MLIHWFRRDLRLRDNTALMAAAYAAGGAVVPVFIFDDAILGGRFASPARTQFLLDCLAELDAELRTFGLHLVVRRGEPLSELITLLRETGATGVTWNRDYTPYAIRRDRAIKQSLRAAGYSAQSYKDAVIFEMDEVVTAEGRPYTVYTPYAKRWRARLATEPVRVQGMPTLAAIPLPPGIPLPQLTELLPDAPTELPRFPAGETVALAALDRFVRGPLTDYAQGRDRLAIAGTSRLSPYLRMGVLSPRQCIAAALNAPPGPGPESWIGELIWRDFYVQVLYHFPHALRGSFKPVYDRIAWPNDPTLFAAWQQGQTGYPIVDAAMRQLQREGWMHNRARMIVASFLTKDLLVDWRWGERHFMHLLIDGDPAANNGGWQWAAGTGTDAQPYFRIFNPVSQGQKFDPDGAYVRRYVPELARVPVRYIHEPHTMPLTEQIKAGVQIGRDYPAPIVDHATQRKRALELYRAVRHDNPSAERYA; from the coding sequence ATGTTGATCCATTGGTTTCGGCGTGATTTACGACTACGCGATAACACCGCACTGATGGCCGCTGCGTATGCCGCCGGTGGTGCGGTCGTACCGGTATTTATCTTTGATGATGCTATCTTGGGTGGACGCTTTGCCAGTCCGGCACGTACTCAGTTTCTCCTCGATTGCCTGGCTGAGCTTGATGCCGAACTGCGCACATTTGGTTTACATTTGGTGGTACGGCGCGGGGAACCGTTGTCTGAGCTGATCACCCTGCTACGTGAGACCGGTGCAACGGGTGTGACCTGGAACCGCGATTATACACCATACGCTATCCGTCGGGATCGTGCGATTAAGCAGTCACTACGTGCTGCCGGTTACAGCGCGCAAAGCTACAAGGATGCGGTCATCTTTGAGATGGATGAAGTGGTGACGGCTGAGGGTCGTCCGTATACGGTCTATACACCATATGCAAAGCGCTGGCGAGCACGTTTGGCGACAGAACCGGTGCGCGTGCAAGGGATGCCAACGTTAGCCGCCATTCCCTTACCACCTGGTATACCGCTACCTCAGCTCACCGAGCTGCTGCCAGACGCTCCAACGGAACTTCCCCGGTTTCCGGCTGGTGAAACCGTAGCGCTTGCTGCTCTTGATCGCTTTGTGCGCGGCCCGCTGACCGACTATGCTCAGGGTCGTGATCGACTCGCTATAGCCGGTACATCCCGTCTGTCACCTTACTTACGCATGGGGGTTTTGTCGCCGCGGCAGTGTATAGCGGCAGCATTGAATGCTCCACCGGGGCCGGGACCAGAGAGTTGGATCGGTGAACTTATCTGGCGGGATTTCTATGTGCAGGTGCTGTACCACTTTCCTCACGCATTACGCGGGAGCTTTAAACCGGTTTATGATCGTATTGCCTGGCCGAATGATCCGACCCTCTTTGCAGCCTGGCAACAAGGACAGACTGGCTACCCTATCGTTGATGCAGCGATGCGGCAATTGCAACGTGAGGGCTGGATGCACAATCGCGCTCGCATGATCGTGGCCTCTTTTTTGACTAAAGACCTGCTCGTTGATTGGCGTTGGGGTGAACGCCACTTTATGCACCTGCTGATTGACGGCGATCCGGCAGCCAATAACGGTGGCTGGCAATGGGCTGCCGGTACTGGTACCGATGCGCAACCCTACTTTCGCATCTTTAATCCGGTTAGTCAGGGACAAAAGTTTGATCCCGACGGTGCGTATGTCCGACGTTATGTACCCGAACTGGCTCGCGTCCCGGTACGTTACATTCACGAACCGCATACGATGCC